The following DNA comes from Candidatus Eisenbacteria bacterium.
GGCTTTCGGGGTCTGTGAAGTTCCGCTGCTGCTTCGGTTTGGGTGTTCTCGGCTGAGTCTCCGAACGACCAGCACCCCCTCCGGTAGGATTGCCGTCATCATCGAGCTTGCCCGGTTTTTCCTCCTCTTCTCGGGCCTGCTTTTCCAGCGCCGCTTTCGCTTCTTCTATCTTGTGTATCCGGCTCTGTTTGAATCGGAGCTCCTTGGGAATCTCATCGCCACGCCTGCCTTTGCCGTATTTCTTGTCCTCGGCTTCATCAGACACTTCGGCCCTTTTGAAAAGCTCCTCCACCTCAGAGCGAAGCTCATCCAGGCGTTGGGACATCCGATCATAGCTCATCGCCTTGTGCTTGGAGGCATTGGCCTTCACCTTTGTCCCGTCGAGAGCCACATGGCCGAGCTTGACCAATCCCATCTGCTTGGCCAACATCAAGACGTGCACAAAGAAATCCGAAAGAGCACCGAGGCGCCGGCTCCTGAACTTGGCAATTGCAGTGTGGTCAGGGTGGTAACCTGCTGCCAATACCCGAAACGCAACATCTTCATAAGTCTTGCGTTCGATCCGCCGAGAACTGGGAACCACTACACAGTAGGCATACACCAGAAGCTTGACCATCATCACCGGATGGAATCCCGGCCTCCCACCGGCCAGGTGAAGGTATTCTCCGGTAAGCTGAGACAGATCGAGCCGGTCCACCACATCGCTCACGAACCATGCAAGATGGTCACCCGGCAACCAACTCCTCATATCCTGAGGCAGGAGAAACAACTGATCAGGATTATACTCTTTGAATCGGTGATTGCTCATAACGCCGCGTCATATCATGCGGGTCTCAAAGTGTAACGGGCTGAGCAACAGGCTCCTAGGGGCCAAGGCCTGGCAGGTCACTGACGCGGCTCAGTCTATCCGCCCGATGATCGGC
Coding sequences within:
- a CDS encoding IS1182 family transposase, giving the protein MSNHRFKEYNPDQLFLLPQDMRSWLPGDHLAWFVSDVVDRLDLSQLTGEYLHLAGGRPGFHPVMMVKLLVYAYCVVVPSSRRIERKTYEDVAFRVLAAGYHPDHTAIAKFRSRRLGALSDFFVHVLMLAKQMGLVKLGHVALDGTKVKANASKHKAMSYDRMSQRLDELRSEVEELFKRAEVSDEAEDKKYGKGRRGDEIPKELRFKQSRIHKIEEAKAALEKQAREEEEKPGKLDDDGNPTGGGAGRSETQPRTPKPKQQRNFTDPESRIMRDGATKSFEQAYNAQAGVDCDSQIIISADVTQDANDKQQLVPMVEQIEENLGEIPDRVLADSGYFSTDNVEYVDGNFMEPFICRDRTKHSEKPEPAPRGRIPNDMSAEDRMCRKLKTKAGKKTYSKRKESVEAVFGQIKQARGFRQFLLRGFEKVRAEWRLICLGHNILKMWRSGKSMPALA